In Helianthus annuus cultivar XRQ/B chromosome 9, HanXRQr2.0-SUNRISE, whole genome shotgun sequence, the following are encoded in one genomic region:
- the LOC110876802 gene encoding protein PHYTOCHROME KINASE SUBSTRATE 3-like, producing the protein MGTENNLTDLRVASFSCYLKPIEGVANMFDHHPSHENFKDMSVMDLHRVKPSIFTARTPSIASEASSWNNSQGALLQRKPPSSGGKRWFYGCTGPCYTRKSVYVQQSIKKGDQFAFPVINPTMDILSNKKENVEELPRMSIEVFGSGTINNGDIAKNLVRKMSILTWDAIPKSKESVICDDMASEASSDLFEIENISRSGWQPSESSCMSPSTQYAPSEASIEWSVVTASAADYSSVYSGYDEKNSVYNTSGKNKIERPKKTQRKLDNGLLGCKNFKSVKVVESVKSKY; encoded by the coding sequence ATGGGAACCGAAAACAACCTTACTGATCTTCGTGTCGCTTCGTTTTCGTGTTACCTTAAACCCATCGAAGGTGTCGCTAACATGTTTGATCATCATCCTAGTCATGAGAACTTCAAAGACATGTCGGTCATGGATCTACACAGGGTAAAACCAAGCATTTTCACAGCAAGAACTCCAAGTATCGCTTCGGAGGCAAGCAGTTGGAATAACAGCCAGGGGGCGTTGCTACAAAGAAAGCCGCCATCATCTGGCGGTAAGCGGTGGTTCTACGGGTGTACAGGGCCTTGTTACACTAGAAAATCAGTTTATGTCCAACAAAGCATCAAAAAAGGTGACCAGTTTGCATTCCCGGTTATAAACCCTACCATGGACATCTTGTCAAATAAAAAAGAAAACGTCGAAGAGCTTCCGAGGATGTCCATTGAGGTTTTCGGGTCTGGAACAATAAACAATGGCGATATAGCGAAAAACCTAGTGCGAAAAATGTCGATTTTGACGTGGGACGCCATTCCAAAGAGCAAAGAGAGTGTGATATGTGATGATATGGCGAGTGAGGCGAGTTCTGATTTGTTTGAGATAGAGAACATATCGAGGTCCGGGTGGCAACCGTCTGAGTCGAGTTGTATGAGTCCCTCGACTCAGTATGCTCCGAGTGAAGCTAGCATCGAATGGAGTGTTGTCACAGCAAGTGCAGCGGATTATTCGTCTGTTTATTCCGGTTATGATGAAAAAAACTCGGTTTATAACACTAGTGGAAAGAATAAGATCGAGAGACCCAAAAAAACACAGAGAAAACTGGATAATGGTTTGTTGGGATGCAAGAATTTCAAATCTGTCAAAGTAGTTGAGTCAGTTAAATCGAAATATTAG